A genomic stretch from Desulfolutivibrio sulfodismutans DSM 3696 includes:
- a CDS encoding response regulator, with product MVYSFLHSLRFRLMLLVLFVVTPGFFLTAYMGDQSRYAARIEAFEQARRMALLVAGNGKALIEGGRHLLYAVARLPELHRHDVAGCSLYFSQVIKDYPGFADILAVAPDGRILCNAMGLTSQASVSDREWFQKTVDRGHFTVGEPVVSRLTGQQVMFLAYPVRNGESLEAVVAVALHMGWVGDLVSTLPMPPGATVSIIDRAGAVVSRHPADGDWVEKAIPKAADILEQLLSQGVDAVETGGLDGVERLYAFAPLIADPGNEYYVRIGIPVSVAYAAANQIMARNIVLFTLVALIALLGTYYYGGVAILRPVEGLLRATRRIAGGDLDYRMGRSRDRGEFGELARAFDDMAASLFHRTELLRQTEEKYRGLFENAQEGIFRCTPDGRFLDANPALARMLGFDAPADLMAAVTDIARDVYVDPGDHGRNVRLLEAVGQVTDLEVKCKRRDGSIGYALLSMRAVRDASGDVAALEGVAADITEKRQIAETLRRQHEQLQGILDHSPSFIILRDRQGRILLANKPYLEAQGIDPAAAFGLSAYDHLPDDFAAITRQEDLLILETGRSYTFYRDIPVRGVSRPFATIKFPLCDRNGVPDRVCVLATDISDLRAAQNDLTRAKEAAEEANRAKSEFLAKMSHEIRTPMNSIIGLTRITLQSRLGDEQRDHLETVLESAMSLLALINDILDLSKIEAKALSLEEADISLPRVVGAAVKSLKIQAQKKNLHLAASFGKKAPRFVRADSLRLRQVIVNLVGNAIKFTDSGEVLLHVEPLPLAMHHRVSRHDGVPLLFTVRDTGVGIEPDKLETIFLPFRQADGSVTRRHGGTGLGLAICRQIVELMGGSIWVESELGRGSLFSFAVCVAAGDPAKALGDRHTVEEARLGGEPLRILVVEDNPINAKVADVFLRRLGHAVVLAETGAQALAVLSRENFEMVIMDLEMPEMDGIEAARAIREGRAGEHNRDVPIVAATAHALSGYRTRCRDAGMNAFLTKPLDFKELSALVGEAGGRWSGTEAPHGAPDGPDGPDGPDGTDGPDRTDGTDGAPAPGLEASDAPDGGSGPRVVDMPGVLAGLGGDQALYRDLCGIFLQETPTTLQRLMRAATEGALADVAALAHLLKGALGAVGALAARDAAALAESAANVGDAARVAWIIPQIVHGVAQARKEIESHLSGPQDKPQAGRQAPQTLPAVPARPGMRSRRVLVVEDEVITRKLLEKEVRGLGHEVVPAESGEAALALLPGRIDLVLTDAMLPGQSGFDLVRTMRATPDLVGIPAIVISGLPGAEGRASALACGADDFLQKPVERGVLALRVAALLRIKESADRARFCQAGLEDAVRERTEELRRAVDNLTELRECSLLAQQEAILCLSAAAEFKDEQTARHTERIGDYCGLLARLLGMSEADQELVRQAAPLHDVGKIGIPDSILRKRGKLDAAQWEEMKRHALYGARILESATSPIIQCARLIALSHHERFDGTGYPYGLSGQGIPIFGRLCAVADVFDALVSKRPYKDAYPEEMALSIMRKERGRHFDPAVLDVFLDNAQAFAEIRARLGDGGA from the coding sequence ATGGTGTATTCGTTTCTCCATAGCCTGCGTTTTCGCCTTATGCTCCTTGTCTTGTTCGTCGTGACGCCGGGTTTTTTTCTGACGGCCTACATGGGCGATCAAAGCCGTTACGCGGCCCGCATCGAGGCCTTTGAACAGGCCCGGCGCATGGCCCTGCTGGTGGCCGGAAACGGCAAGGCCCTCATCGAAGGCGGCAGGCATCTGCTGTACGCCGTGGCCCGGCTTCCTGAATTGCACCGCCATGATGTGGCCGGATGCAGCCTCTATTTCTCCCAGGTCATCAAGGACTATCCCGGTTTCGCCGACATCCTGGCGGTGGCGCCCGATGGCCGCATCCTGTGCAACGCCATGGGGCTTACCTCGCAGGCCAGTGTTTCGGATCGGGAATGGTTTCAAAAGACCGTCGACCGGGGCCATTTCACCGTGGGCGAGCCCGTGGTCAGCCGACTCACCGGACAGCAGGTGATGTTTCTGGCCTATCCCGTGCGAAACGGGGAGAGCCTTGAGGCCGTGGTGGCCGTGGCCCTGCACATGGGCTGGGTTGGCGATCTGGTGTCCACCCTGCCCATGCCCCCGGGGGCCACGGTCTCCATCATCGATCGGGCCGGAGCCGTCGTCAGCCGCCACCCTGCGGACGGAGACTGGGTGGAGAAGGCCATTCCCAAGGCCGCCGACATCCTGGAACAGTTGTTGTCCCAGGGGGTGGACGCCGTGGAGACCGGGGGACTCGACGGCGTGGAGCGGCTGTACGCCTTTGCCCCGCTCATCGCCGATCCCGGCAATGAATATTACGTGCGCATCGGCATTCCAGTGTCCGTGGCCTATGCCGCCGCCAACCAGATCATGGCCCGTAACATCGTGCTGTTCACGCTGGTCGCCCTGATCGCCCTTTTGGGGACGTACTATTACGGCGGCGTCGCCATCCTGCGCCCCGTCGAGGGCCTGCTTCGGGCCACGCGGCGCATCGCAGGCGGCGATCTGGACTATCGCATGGGCCGCTCCCGCGACCGGGGCGAGTTCGGGGAACTGGCCCGGGCCTTCGACGACATGGCCGCCTCCCTGTTCCACCGCACCGAGCTTTTGCGCCAGACCGAGGAAAAGTATCGCGGGCTTTTCGAAAACGCCCAGGAAGGCATCTTCCGCTGTACCCCGGACGGCCGGTTCCTGGACGCCAATCCGGCCTTGGCCAGGATGCTCGGCTTCGACGCCCCCGCCGACCTTATGGCCGCCGTCACGGACATCGCCCGGGACGTGTACGTCGATCCCGGGGACCACGGCCGGAATGTGCGCCTGCTTGAGGCCGTGGGCCAGGTCACGGATCTGGAGGTCAAGTGCAAGCGGCGCGACGGCAGCATCGGCTATGCCCTGCTCAGCATGCGCGCCGTGCGCGACGCCTCAGGAGACGTGGCGGCCCTGGAAGGCGTTGCCGCCGACATCACCGAGAAGCGCCAGATCGCCGAGACCCTGCGCCGCCAGCACGAGCAGCTTCAGGGGATCCTGGACCACTCCCCGTCGTTTATCATCCTGCGTGACCGTCAGGGCCGCATCCTTTTGGCCAACAAGCCCTATCTCGAGGCCCAGGGCATCGACCCGGCCGCCGCCTTCGGCCTGTCGGCCTACGACCATCTCCCTGACGATTTCGCGGCCATCACTCGCCAGGAGGATCTCCTCATCCTGGAAACCGGACGGTCATACACCTTTTACCGCGACATCCCCGTGCGCGGCGTGTCTCGGCCCTTCGCCACCATCAAGTTCCCCCTTTGCGACCGAAACGGCGTCCCGGATCGGGTATGCGTCCTGGCCACGGACATCTCCGATCTGCGGGCGGCGCAAAACGATCTGACGAGGGCCAAGGAGGCCGCCGAAGAGGCCAACCGGGCCAAAAGCGAATTTTTGGCCAAGATGAGCCACGAGATCAGAACGCCCATGAACTCCATCATCGGGCTGACCAGGATCACCCTGCAGTCCCGGCTCGGCGACGAACAGCGCGACCATCTGGAAACCGTGCTCGAATCCGCCATGTCGCTTCTGGCGCTGATCAACGACATCCTCGATCTTTCCAAGATCGAGGCCAAGGCCCTGTCCCTGGAGGAGGCGGATATCAGCCTGCCCCGGGTGGTGGGCGCGGCCGTGAAGTCCCTGAAGATCCAGGCCCAGAAAAAAAATCTGCACCTGGCGGCCTCCTTCGGGAAAAAAGCCCCCCGTTTTGTGCGGGCCGACTCCCTGCGCCTGCGCCAGGTCATCGTCAACCTGGTGGGCAACGCCATCAAATTCACGGATTCGGGCGAGGTGCTTTTGCATGTGGAGCCTTTGCCGCTGGCCATGCATCACCGGGTGAGCCGCCACGACGGCGTGCCCCTTCTTTTTACCGTGCGCGACACCGGGGTGGGCATTGAGCCGGACAAGTTGGAAACGATATTTCTGCCTTTTCGGCAGGCCGACGGCTCGGTCACCCGGCGCCATGGCGGCACGGGGCTGGGACTGGCCATCTGCCGCCAGATCGTGGAGCTCATGGGCGGCAGCATCTGGGTGGAAAGCGAGCTCGGCCGGGGCAGCCTGTTTTCCTTCGCCGTGTGCGTGGCGGCCGGAGATCCAGCCAAGGCCCTGGGGGACCGGCATACCGTGGAGGAGGCCCGCCTGGGCGGCGAGCCGTTGCGGATCCTGGTGGTCGAGGACAATCCGATCAACGCCAAGGTGGCCGATGTCTTCCTGCGCCGCCTGGGACATGCCGTGGTCCTGGCCGAAACCGGGGCCCAGGCCCTGGCGGTGCTGTCTCGCGAGAACTTCGAGATGGTGATCATGGATCTGGAGATGCCGGAGATGGACGGCATCGAGGCCGCCCGGGCCATCCGGGAGGGGCGGGCCGGGGAACACAACCGGGACGTGCCCATCGTCGCGGCCACGGCCCATGCCCTGTCCGGCTACAGAACCCGGTGTCGGGACGCCGGGATGAACGCCTTTTTGACCAAGCCACTGGATTTCAAGGAGCTTTCTGCGTTGGTGGGGGAGGCCGGAGGCAGATGGTCCGGGACGGAAGCGCCGCACGGGGCGCCAGACGGGCCAGACGGGCCAGACGGGCCAGACGGGACGGACGGGCCCGACAGGACGGACGGGACGGACGGGGCGCCCGCGCCGGGCCTGGAGGCGTCCGACGCCCCGGACGGGGGGAGCGGGCCGCGGGTGGTGGACATGCCGGGCGTGCTGGCCGGATTGGGCGGCGATCAGGCCCTGTACCGCGATCTGTGCGGCATTTTTTTGCAGGAGACCCCGACGACCCTCCAACGCCTGATGCGGGCCGCCACGGAAGGGGCTCTGGCGGATGTGGCCGCGTTGGCCCATCTGCTCAAGGGGGCCCTGGGGGCCGTGGGGGCCCTTGCGGCCAGGGATGCCGCCGCTTTGGCGGAATCGGCGGCCAATGTCGGCGATGCGGCGCGGGTGGCCTGGATCATTCCCCAGATCGTGCACGGCGTGGCCCAGGCCCGAAAAGAGATCGAATCCCATCTGTCCGGGCCGCAGGACAAACCCCAGGCCGGTCGGCAGGCCCCGCAAACGCTCCCGGCTGTCCCGGCCCGCCCGGGAATGCGTTCCCGCCGGGTGCTTGTGGTGGAAGACGAGGTCATCACCCGCAAGCTCTTGGAAAAAGAGGTCCGGGGGCTTGGCCATGAGGTGGTGCCCGCCGAATCCGGCGAGGCGGCCCTGGCCCTTTTGCCTGGGCGCATCGATCTGGTTTTGACCGACGCCATGCTGCCGGGGCAAAGCGGCTTCGACCTGGTGCGGACCATGCGCGCCACGCCGGATTTGGTCGGCATCCCGGCCATCGTCATCTCGGGGCTGCCGGGTGCGGAAGGGCGAGCGTCGGCGCTGGCCTGCGGGGCCGACGATTTCTTGCAAAAGCCGGTGGAACGCGGCGTGCTGGCCCTTCGTGTGGCCGCGCTGTTGCGGATCAAGGAGTCTGCGGATCGGGCCAGATTCTGCCAGGCCGGTCTTGAGGACGCGGTTCGGGAACGCACGGAGGAATTGCGCCGGGCCGTGGACAACCTGACGGAGCTGCGGGAGTGTTCGCTGCTGGCCCAGCAGGAGGCCATCTTGTGCCTGTCGGCGGCAGCGGAATTCAAGGACGAACAGACCGCCCGGCATACGGAGCGCATCGGCGACTATTGCGGACTGTTGGCCAGGCTTTTGGGGATGTCCGAGGCGGATCAGGAACTGGTGCGCCAGGCCGCGCCCCTGCACGACGTGGGCAAGATCGGGATTCCCGACTCCATCCTGCGCAAGCGCGGCAAGCTCGATGCCGCGCAGTGGGAAGAGATGAAGCGGCATGCCCTCTACGGCGCACGCATCCTCGAATCCGCCACCTCTCCCATCATCCAGTGCGCCCGGCTCATTGCCTTAAGCCACCACGAGCGGTTCGACGGCACGGGCTACCCCTACGGCCTGTCCGGACAGGGAATCCCCATTTTTGGACGCCTGTGCGCCGTGGCCGATGTCTTCGACGCCCTGGTCAGCAAACGCCCCTACAAGGACGCCTATCCCGAGGAGATGGCCCTGTCGATCATGCGCAAGGAGCGCGGCAGGCATTTCGACCCGGCCGTCCTGGATGTTTTTTTGGACAACGCCCAGGCCTTTGCGGAGATACGCGCCCGGCTCGGGGACGGGGGGGCATAG
- a CDS encoding LysE family translocator, with product MALYFLKGLAIGLIIAMPFGPVGLLCLQRAITMGLRVGLLSGLGAGLADTFYGAVAAFGLTYISDFLTTHHILLQSVGGLFLALMGVRLYLTKKAPKTLELTHSHFAGAFASIFVLTLTNPMTFVAFLAIFAGFGLGQAEARMHHAVSVVVGVFFGAMVWWVAIALGGKLLRFRLLNQLPKIRKGSGVIIILFGIWAVADAIFRFPSLLP from the coding sequence ATGGCGCTCTACTTCCTCAAAGGCCTGGCCATCGGCCTGATCATAGCCATGCCGTTTGGGCCCGTGGGCCTTTTATGCCTGCAACGGGCCATCACCATGGGTCTGCGGGTGGGGCTTTTAAGCGGACTGGGGGCCGGGCTGGCCGACACCTTCTACGGGGCTGTGGCCGCCTTCGGTCTGACCTACATTTCGGACTTTCTGACCACCCACCACATCCTCCTGCAATCCGTGGGGGGCCTTTTTTTGGCGCTGATGGGCGTGCGCCTGTATCTGACCAAAAAGGCCCCCAAGACGCTCGAACTGACCCATTCCCATTTCGCCGGGGCGTTCGCCTCCATTTTCGTTCTGACCCTGACCAATCCCATGACCTTCGTGGCCTTTCTGGCCATCTTCGCCGGATTTGGCCTGGGGCAGGCCGAGGCCAGGATGCATCACGCCGTGTCCGTGGTGGTGGGCGTCTTTTTCGGGGCCATGGTGTGGTGGGTGGCCATCGCCCTGGGCGGCAAGCTGTTGCGCTTCCGGCTGCTCAACCAGTTGCCCAAGATCCGCAAGGGCTCGGGGGTGATCATCATCCTCTTCGGCATCTGGGCCGTCGCCGACGCCATCTTCCGCTTTCCGTCCCTTCTGCCCTGA
- the galE gene encoding UDP-glucose 4-epimerase GalE, whose amino-acid sequence MDKTILVTGGAGYIGSHTCKALKKAGYTPVTLDNMVYGHDWAVKWGPLVKGDILNAADLDGVFAKFKPSGVLHFAAFAYVGESVQNPAKYYHNNVTGTLSLLDAMRRHDCGHIVFSSTCATYGVPKSLPIPEDHPQHPINPYGWSKLMIEQILRDYEHAYGVTHAALRYFNAAGADPDGEIGEDHDPETHLIPLVLHAALGLRKHIEIFGTDYDTPDGTAVRDYIHVTDLADAHVAAISRLLDKGASMMLNLGTGVGNTVRQVIEAVERVSGRKVPVKEGPRRAGDPPALYANAGGAGKLLGWTPRLSNIDATVETAWRWHEKRGR is encoded by the coding sequence ATGGACAAGACGATTCTGGTCACCGGTGGGGCCGGGTACATCGGCTCCCACACCTGCAAGGCGCTCAAAAAGGCCGGATACACCCCCGTGACCCTGGACAACATGGTCTACGGCCATGACTGGGCCGTGAAGTGGGGGCCGCTGGTCAAGGGCGACATTTTGAACGCCGCCGATCTGGACGGGGTTTTTGCGAAGTTCAAACCTTCGGGCGTGCTGCACTTCGCGGCCTTCGCCTACGTGGGCGAGTCCGTGCAGAACCCGGCCAAATATTATCACAACAACGTCACCGGGACGCTTTCGCTTCTGGACGCCATGCGCCGCCACGATTGCGGGCACATCGTCTTCTCCAGCACCTGCGCCACCTACGGCGTGCCGAAAAGCCTGCCCATCCCCGAGGACCATCCCCAGCATCCCATCAATCCCTACGGCTGGTCCAAGCTCATGATCGAGCAGATCCTTCGCGACTACGAACACGCCTACGGGGTGACCCATGCCGCGCTGCGCTATTTCAACGCCGCCGGGGCCGATCCGGACGGGGAGATCGGCGAGGACCACGACCCCGAGACCCATTTGATTCCCCTGGTGCTCCATGCCGCCCTGGGACTGCGCAAGCATATCGAGATTTTCGGCACGGACTACGACACCCCCGACGGCACGGCCGTGCGCGACTACATCCACGTCACGGACTTGGCCGACGCCCACGTCGCCGCGATTTCCAGACTTCTGGACAAGGGCGCGTCCATGATGCTCAACCTGGGCACCGGGGTGGGCAACACCGTGCGCCAGGTGATCGAGGCCGTGGAGCGGGTGTCCGGCCGGAAGGTTCCGGTCAAGGAAGGCCCCAGGCGGGCGGGCGATCCCCCGGCGCTCTACGCCAATGCGGGTGGGGCCGGGAAACTTCTTGGCTGGACGCCGCGCCTTTCGAACATCGACGCCACGGTGGAGACGGCCTGGCGCTGGCACGAAAAGCGCGGCCGGTAG
- a CDS encoding glycosyltransferase, with the protein MTKRTIIVSGLAATYPLGGVAWDYIQYLHGFYKLGHDVYYLEDTGGWAYDPFNVTFVEDLTYHVGYLRDFLEKLEPGLTKRFCVRGPDDRHWGLSREELAAVVAKADVFFNISTTCMLRDEYARIPVKVLIDSDPMYTQSDIPRYQRGEADEKAVKNIDNMRRHDVFFSFGENVGKPGCLVPTGLFDWKPTRQPIVMDAWAGGGRYSREAFTTVLSWQPKEKGPEVEGVRYGGKNMEFEKIMDLPQKTSAVLELALGGGKPPRELLEEKGWKLVDGFAMSQTPWRYRDYIFESMAEFSTAKNAYVASKSGWFSCRSACYLASGRPVVVQDTGFSEFLDVGEGVLAFTDEAGALAGIEAVRRDYDRHEAAATAFARRYFDSDVVLAKLLADALA; encoded by the coding sequence ATGACCAAGCGCACCATCATCGTCTCGGGGTTGGCCGCCACCTATCCGCTGGGCGGCGTGGCCTGGGATTATATCCAGTATCTGCACGGGTTTTATAAGCTCGGGCACGACGTCTATTATCTGGAGGACACGGGCGGCTGGGCCTATGACCCGTTCAATGTGACCTTTGTGGAAGATTTGACCTATCATGTCGGATATTTGAGGGATTTTTTGGAGAAGCTGGAGCCGGGGCTTACGAAGCGGTTTTGCGTGCGCGGCCCGGACGACCGGCACTGGGGGCTTTCGCGGGAGGAATTGGCGGCGGTGGTGGCCAAAGCGGACGTGTTTTTTAATATTTCGACCACTTGCATGCTGCGGGACGAGTATGCGCGCATTCCGGTGAAGGTCCTGATCGACTCCGACCCCATGTACACCCAGTCGGACATCCCCCGGTACCAGCGCGGCGAGGCGGATGAAAAGGCCGTGAAAAACATCGACAACATGCGCCGCCACGACGTGTTTTTCTCGTTTGGCGAAAACGTGGGCAAGCCCGGGTGTCTGGTGCCCACGGGGCTTTTCGATTGGAAGCCCACCCGCCAGCCCATCGTCATGGACGCCTGGGCCGGGGGCGGCCGCTACAGCCGTGAGGCGTTCACCACGGTGCTTTCGTGGCAGCCCAAGGAGAAGGGGCCGGAGGTGGAGGGCGTGCGCTACGGCGGCAAAAACATGGAGTTCGAAAAAATCATGGATCTGCCGCAAAAGACGTCCGCCGTGCTGGAGTTGGCCCTGGGAGGCGGGAAGCCGCCCCGGGAGCTTTTGGAGGAGAAAGGCTGGAAGCTGGTGGACGGATTCGCCATGTCCCAGACGCCCTGGCGCTACCGGGACTACATCTTTGAGAGCATGGCCGAATTCTCCACGGCCAAAAACGCCTACGTGGCCTCGAAAAGCGGCTGGTTCTCCTGCCGAAGCGCCTGCTACCTGGCCTCGGGACGTCCCGTGGTGGTGCAGGACACGGGCTTTTCCGAATTTCTCGATGTGGGCGAAGGCGTCCTGGCGTTCACCGACGAGGCCGGGGCGCTGGCCGGGATCGAGGCCGTGCGCCGCGACTACGACCGCCACGAGGCGGCGGCCACGGCCTTCGCCCGGCGCTACTTCGACTCGGATGTCGTGCTGGCGAAACTTCTGGCCGACGCCCTGGCATAG